The DNA sequence ACGGATTAGAATTAGAATTATTGtggaatttataaaaatactgcTGCTGTCTGTTTTTCTGGAATTTTGTAAATGAAGTAGCAGAAttctaaattttgtaaaaaattcaattctaatccaaGTTCCGCAAAACCTAACTTAAATTGAAGATTAGGATCTCTAGAGTTACCTTACCAAGAAAAATAGGTCTTGCATAAGTATTTACAACACAAGAAGGTTTTAGATTAAACAAGcttagaaaatgaaaagaaatgtaAGTTGTCCCTAGGAAGGGTTAAAGTTAAAGACAATGATATTGAGAGAtaacaagaagaaagaagaatgaggaacaaggaaTGAAATAAAAGTTGAGAATTGATGATGTTAATCAatcaagaataataaaatgtatgagcaatgagttaagtaaagttgagaatgatgagatGAGATATGAATTGGTTTCGAGaatgaaaatgataattatgagaaAATGATTGAATAACTTAGGCTTGGGGCGTTGTCTCCATGTCAGCCGGGATTTTTCCCGTAGTGGTTATTGAGCTTGGGGTATTGTTTTTCCCATGTCAACTTGGGATCCGtcccatggatattattgagcttgggggcgttctcttccccatgtcagcttgggaatTCTCCCCATGGTGTATTTCTGAGCTTGAGAACATATCGGGATGGCTACAtaaccgacagttgatatcaacagccataggacaggcatgcatcatgtgcacattgtttgaattgcttgttTGTGAACTATTTGGGAATGCCTACGTGATTATAACATGCTATCTATTGTACTTGTTATCTGTATTACTTGTAAGTTACTTGTGCTTGCCTTGTTTGCTTATTTGTCTGTGTAAACTAATTGGTGATGGAGGAGCGGAGGAAGGGTTAACTGGTTTGGAGTTAATGTTAGGTTTAAAATATGTAAGATTAGAATTCATTAGGCCACCTACCCCTTTTTATGGCTTCTGCTTAGAGATTAAGTTTTATAATTGTatgacggagttctaggattgcctctggcattctcaggaccttatttattatacgcgtgccacctttaccatgctgagaaccttcggttctcatcccatactgtgttgttattttcagatgcaggtcgagaggctcctcgctaggcgtctggattcctTGAAGTGGAGCAGTCCCCAGTGTATTTTGGGTTTCTAGTTTGTATATGTATGTGTATACGTActagcttgctctccaagaaacttgattATTTTGTTCCTAATAGAGGTTACATGAGAGTTAGGGACTTGTTTCTGTATTTTGGATGTTAGgatacttatgtatatatatgtaaatattctccagccagccttagcttcgaaagctgagtcaggagctagttccTCTGTATTATTGGCACTCTTGTGACTCTTTCACTTGTTCCTATCCTTAACTTTTaagtttcttagcacgcaagtaactCTATTTATTGAGCGTTGCgtttttttattttgcgattttgttttacccatttttcaaggctcctagtatattatctcTTTTCACtattatatgtaaatattttctgattagaggtccgtaacaccacactacctctattctacgacttaagcgtaaaactctgtgCAGTAGGGTGTTACATGATGAAGCGGATTTCTTTAATGAAGTCGGCACTGAGGAGCTTCTTAGTCTCTTCTTGGGCTGTGTTTGCCTTTTCCGCTCCGAGGTTCCTTTTCTTTTGAGCTACAGGTCGGATCGCTCTGTCAATGGCGAGTTTGTGGCAAATAATGTTTgggtctattcctggcatgtctgcTGGGGTTCAGGCGAACAAATCGGCATTGTCTTATAGTACCTTTATAAGTTTTAGTTGTTCCTATCCTTCTAGAGCTCGGCCAATGTAAGTAAATTGTTCTGGTTTTAAGGTCAGGGGGACTTTTTGGAGTTCATTTGCTGGTTGAGCTCTTTCCTGGGAATCCTCCCGAGGATCGAGTTCTGCTAGGGACAATACTTCATTTGTGCTGTGCATAGCCTTGACCTCTTGTTGATGTTTTCCCCTTGTGCTGGCCCTTTTTAGGCTTGCATTGTAACATTGCCGAGCTTGTTGGCGGTCTCAGTGGACTATCGCTATCTTTCTTTCCTGTGCCTGAAACTTAACACATAAATGTAAGGTAGACACCACTGCTCTGAATATGTTCAGAGCAGGTCTTCcgagaataatattataaggactGGGGCAGTCAACTATAAGGTACTGGACATCAATGGTCCGTGATAATGGGGTGTCCCCCATTGTCATTTTTAGCCATATGTAGCCTTTTATTGGGACCCTTTCTCCGGAGAACCCTACAAGTTCTTCGGATGAAGGTTGCATGGCTTTTTCAgatattttcattttttggaAGGTAGAGTAAAAGAGGACATCTGCACTACTACCTGGATCCAAGAGGAATTTTCTTACCAATAATTCACCTGTTTTGATGGAAATCACCACTGGATCATCTAGGTTTGGGCCAGGCAAGGATATGTCGGCCTGGCTGAAGGTAATTTTGAGGTCTGTTGTGTCCTTGCTCCTTGGAGGTACTGTTCCTTCGATAGCCAGCATTGCTCGGTAATTGCGTTTGCGTGCCGCATTTGTCTCGCCTCCCCTGGCGAATCCTCCGGATATGCAGTTTATAATCCCCTTTGGTGGGTTAGGGTTGGACCATCTACTGTCATCCTTTTCCTCCGAGGTTCGTTGACGCTCTTCTCGGTCTCGAGTGTTTTCCTTGCTTCTTCTTCCTTCGACATATTTGTCAAGGAGGCGTTGTCGGGCTAATCTCTCTAATAAGTACTTGGCGATTATGCATTTTTCCGTTGTGTGTCCGTACTTTTGATGGAAAGCGCAGTGTTTGTTCTTGTCTACGAATCGTTGGTCCTGATAGCTTCCTACTCGGGTAGGGGGTTTTATTATTTTGGCATTGAGAATCTCCTtgattatttttttctctcttggtGTTGAATCTGGTATAGGTATCAAATTTTGGAGTTAGCTTGACTGGCTTCCTTGGTTCCTTATTGTATGGCGATCTTATGGTCTTATCTTCTTCTCTCCGGGAGGGttgcctgataaaccactattttatattttatcttgtactcaattgagtggtttttattaactccttacccacttattcatactatttgcatggttttatatttccttcctaattatgtgctatgattaaaaacatgcttctttgatcttatatttgcttattattaatcctctcttattaccattagatgtcttgatatgtgtgttaagtgctttcagagattataggacaggaatggcttggaggatggaaaggaagcatgcaaaagtggaaggaatacaagaagttggagaaattgctaagctgtccagcctgacctcttcgcactcaaacggctataactttagctacagaagtccaaacgacgcggttctagttgcgttggaaagctaacgtccggggcttcgatttgatatataatatactataGTTCCTCTGaggctaggcgacgcgaccgcgtgatccatgcggccgcgttgtagtgacgaaaaaccagcgtggcagatttcacaaccagcaaattctgggcggtttccgacccagtttgcggcccagaaaaaacagattaaaggctataaagtaagggaatgcatccattcatgaggaggctctcatattcacaattttaggagtagatgtagtttttagagagagaggttctctcctctctcttaagattaggatttaggatttctcttggttttaggagtgcctctaaatcccaggttcaacattctttttactttatattcctctttttactttcagatgcttcaatgcttgtattagatatgttacccaattggcttatgaacttttcatgttaagatctgcatattttatttaatattatttgaggtatttcagatttaagattgctttgctttatttatattaatgcttttaatttaatttagatattttcttccttttagctttggtcaagtgattggtagtacttgagttatcaaactcagcaagtggtTGAAActggcagattttgctttagctaggattgctctaacactagtctccccacaggagttgactaggacttgaggatcaagctaattagtccacttgacttaactaagtgggattaaaatccaattctcatcacatctgataaggataacaaggacagaattttcagttctaataccttgccaatagtttattttattattactattttatttttcttatcatttaacatacttcttccttactttcaaaaccccagttTACAagacccataaccaataataagaacatctccctgcaattccttgagaagacgacccgaggtttaaatactcggttatcaattttaaaaggggtttgttacttgtgacaaccacaacttttgtaagaaaggttgattgcctggtttagtaactatacttacaacgagagtttccataacctctaaaccatcaatcttcaggtcttcaaaatggcgccgttgccggggaattgcaaacgtgtgccttattattggttattgtaaatatttttttgatttttgcttgtttatttgtttttatttttgtttttatttttgcttttccataaattaagaggttatttgtttttatttagttattaaaaaaaatttttttttcaaaaatttgttcttagtgttcatcttgatcttcagttgttcttcatgttcatcttgaccttcaagctgttctcagttgttttcttcgttttgatctaaaaatttgaaatttggtgtcattttttttgtttttctctttcctcattaaattcaaaaatattttttattaattttttcgaaaaaaaattcagatttttatttttaaaatttttatctttatcttatttcaaaaatcaaatttcaaaattcaaattaaaaaattttcaaaatttaaatttaaaaattttcaaatttcaaatttcaaatttcaaaaattcaaatttcaaaaatttaaaattcaaatttcaaaattcaaatttcaaaatttcaaatttcaaatttcaaaatttaatttttaaattcaaaatttaaataaccttttaatttaaatttgtttttattttcatttttaatttttattttgctactatgaactctcacccctttggctatgagtctggttacaattatgttgcaggaagaataaattacaatgagaacaggcatcaaggttggaacaatcaaagatgggaggagccacaaggatttgatcaaccctcatggcaacaaccaccaccatttgcctatgaaccctttcctcaacatgactttggaccaccatactcacaagcccctttccaccattcacctccatatgaccctaacccacatctaccataccaaccaccttatgaaccaaatgaaccatacatagatccaccccaaacctccatagaGAAAGCACTTTccaatctaaactctactatacaagctcttgtcacccaaatcagaccaccaaataccttcaacaatcaaccctcaagctctagtgcacttccttttcaaccacataatgatcttttcatcccatcaccaccctccatggaagaacacccacatccatcaatccaaaagcaagatgatcccaattatgctgttgatatggaacaggaaagaaggaatcatcttcgcgaatccatacttcataaagagctagaggaggccctacgggtaaggataggagagacccttgaagatgaaagaatagttgaaaggagttgtcatagaaagaaaaacatcgaggatgagtacgattttatacttaaacaactggacaaagcagcaattattaaggAAGAAGTagttgcagacttaagagatgatgtacctccattggaaagtccagtcacagagcctccttccacggtgtttgatgttgagaagagcgtacaacctccaaggaagatcatggttgaagattttgtagaggttgatcaagaggtagaagatgtcaaagaagagcacaagggagtggagcttgaaattaccttgccaaagttgttggaaacccctccccctaagttgccatcatccttcacaacattcaagtgggtaaaattcatatcccttagctttctaatcccacttgaatatgggctactggagacggatggtcaacttagagctctttgtggcattaagagtaagaggaagatggccagtggtaagaattgtcctgcaaggttcattatggttggaaactttaagtttaaacgcaaaggttggtataaagctcaactgaatgggtctaggaagctgtttggatgtctcagtgagaattctgactgttcaccacccaagtggaaaaatgatgatcaacaagaagatgggtgcaaaggcaaggtctgggaccccggaattcaatctagaaatcagcactcttggggccttgtcacttgctttaacttacttgaaggctttttgcgcctagtttgggatcccgaaggacactggaatcacaaacattggtggagattcctggatgagttcaagcacaagccaccataacaaggagctcaccaaatgtccaacttaaggactctaactaaaagtgctaggtaggagacaacccaccatggtataatcattcctttctcaattttaattttatttagttttgtttgtttttgaattttattttattatattgaacctggagttttgcatcacattcatattaacactgcattctgcattttcttttcagaaaaaaatgccacgcgacgcgaccgcataagctacgcgtccgcatcgcaaggagaggggagaaaaataaaaacgaacagagagtcacgctggagcgtggctggaggcgtgccagtggcacaaatcgccccacgcgaccgcatcgccgacgcgtctgcgtcacatgggaactttggcctcccacgcgaccgcgtcacccacgcggccgtgtgACCTTAAAATCAACgtcaaaagggtgcatggccgaaagttgtgctggagttggctggactcgtgctggaagcccaagccctcccacgcgaacgcgtgccccacgcgtccgcgtcatgttggaaataaggccattcacgcgatcgcatgtcccacgcgatcgcatcacccagaattttggcaaaaagagtttcgaacagagagttgcgcgaccgcgaggctgcactcgcgccaatcgcacaaaacaggccacgcgatcgcgtgacccacgcagcaCACaaaatatccagatcagccaattttcttatcttttcttctctaatccttatttttcttatcttttcttatttctttcttcttcctttcttatcttctttcccttctcattcttcttatttttctttttattttattttaatttatttgcatactttcattcattgcattatttttacatggtgttagaaatttatttgagtcattatccctcattatatgcttgtggattgttgcaatttgtttgacaattattattttttaagggattacttgcatgttcaccttcatactttctatatcttatttaccatgcatgccatgtgtttgtgaaaaagcccatatagcattatgcacttttctacactactttactctactattcaatgctttcTTTTCACAAATTCTCCTTACTATTGttttcattgaatttaattgtcaatacaaatattTTGGCTTGTTACAACTGATgattggtctatgctactcatgccctttttcggcatgccaataaacaccttgcatccaCTTATCTTTCAATGCACTGACTATTTTTcattgttggcttttcacatgtactcgagatcatgtgttaatgtcaactacatcctaatgtgcatccatcaccactcttccgttctcttccttgctatatatctatttgaatttaatttactttctcctctcttttcaggatggccaccaagaagggtaaagagaaagctactcccaaactaccgacaaggaaaggaacaacaagagccccagctgaggaacaacccatccacctgcacatcttagcatgcaccgaggacggtgcaatctttaagtggggggaggtcgataccgatctccatgggttagtattttcttctcaaacaccaatattttattttccttgttaattgttgcatttgcatgtttgattgcatgattatttgatttttttgcatattttaccacttggttaaagtaatattttctttttcaagaatcctttttagaaaatttcactaatttgaataaaatttaatgttacacttgtttgaagaaatattatactggaacatggtttagagctcgaacacacaaaacctgtgagattttgagcctattcgaATTGGTTGtatttttcaaccaatattttatttttgatgtgtgttttttctctctaaaattgtgatctttgtcttgcttaattctatatttccatggtttgatgtatgcatgcacctatatgattgaggcctttgtttcactgagcttacatacccatatggccttacctttcattatcccttgcaaaccaattttgagcctattgtacctctttgttctttttatttagcacatcattaactctaagcgaaaaacaataatgtccttaatttgaatccttggttagcttagactagtgatagtacttatgatttaagtgtgggaaaattgggattgaaaacatttggtttgataattgagtatgttagaattttctgaaaatgtgaaagaaatgtttaggacatgttcatgcatccaataatttaatcatatgcattgagagaaataaaaaaaagtatatataaaaaaagagaaaaaaaaagaaaagaaaaagagaaaacaataaaaaggggacaaaatgccccaaagtaagtggtaaaagcaatgcatatgtactgtacttgaaataagaatgcatgaatatgtgaaaaacatgattaatggacagttaggttttgtactttgattacatggattgtcttaagttaggtgggaaaagtttaagttaattaaggattcagattttagtccacttgaccgaatacaatcctaccttgaccctgaccccattacaatccttaaaagacctcttgatatgtgtatctgtgcattaaatttatattgattgttagatgaagagcaagccttagaaagcaaggttagtagagaattgagagatcgaaccttaaacacctgagtgattagagtgtatacactatcagtaagggttcgatgctcaattccttgttccctgctttcataagctattttcttcttgcaagtctatttgtgcttcatttttatgatttgaattagtgaaattcagttcatatttgttcttgaaagatttgtttatttttaacca is a window from the Arachis hypogaea cultivar Tifrunner chromosome 17, arahy.Tifrunner.gnm2.J5K5, whole genome shotgun sequence genome containing:
- the LOC140180584 gene encoding uncharacterized protein — translated: MLAIEGTVPPRSKDTTDLKITFSQADISLPGPNLDDPVVISIKTGELLVRKFLLDPGSSADVLFYSTFQKMKISEKAMQPSSEELVGFSGERVPIKGYIWLKMTMGDTPLSRTIDVQYLIVDCPSPYNIILGRPALNIFRAVVSTLHLCVKFQAQERKIAIVH